From a single Dromaius novaehollandiae isolate bDroNov1 chromosome 13, bDroNov1.hap1, whole genome shotgun sequence genomic region:
- the ZNF821 gene encoding zinc finger protein 821, translating to MSRRKQTTPNKVHWEQVFAGLEEQARQAMMKNDFPGALGEQRPAMRQLQDHDSSSSDSDDEETTQDEASSHTSEEDGSMVKVKKELENADQPAAGTPPVRENKVPESLHADPVLGRSQCPLCQLECGSSEQLIAHVYQHTAAVVSAKSYVCPVCGRALSSPGSLGRHLLIHSEDQLSNCAVCGARFTSHATFHSEKLPEVLSAEHLPAPQSEGPSGAEGKDVAFHAPVYPAGVLLVCNNCAAYRKLLEAQAPGVRKWALRRQNEPLEVRLQRLERERTAKKSRRDNETPEEREVRRMRDREAKRLQRMQETDEQRARRLQRDREAMRLKRANETPEKRQARLIREREAKRLKRRLEKMDMMLRAQFGQDPSAMAALAAEMNFFQLPVSNVELESQLLGKMAFEEQNSSGLH from the exons ATGTCCCGTCGGAAACAGACCACTCCCAACAAAGTTCACT GGGAGCAGGTCTTCGCAGGGCTGGAGGAGCAAGCCCGCCAAGCCATGATGAAAAATGACTTTCCTGGAGCTCTTGGGGAGCAGAGGCCAGCCATGCGTCAGCTGCAAGACCACGACTCCAGCAGCA GTGACAGTGACGACGAGGAAACCACACAGGATGAAGCTTCCTCCCATACGTCTGAGGAGGACGGCTCGATGGTGAAAGTGAAAAAGGAATTAGAGAATGCAGACCAACCTGCGGCTGGAACCCCACCGGTGAGAGAAAACAAG GTGCCGGAGAGTTTGCACGCTGACCCCGTGCTGGGGCGGTcgcagtgcccgctctgccagctgGAGTGTGGAAGCAGCGAGCAGCTCATTGCCCACGTATACCAG cacactgcagctGTGGTGAGCGCCAAGAGCTACGTGTGCCCTGTGTGCGGCAGAGCCCTCAGCTCGCCAGGATCCCTCGGACGACACCTCCTGATCCACTCGGAGGACCAGCTGTCGAACTGCGCGGTGTGCGGCGCACGCTTCACCAGCCACGCCACGTTCCACAG CGAGAAGCTGCCAGAGGTGCTCAGCGCAGAACACCTGCCCGCGCCCCAGAGCGAGGGGCCCTCCGGCGCTGAGGGCAAGGACGTTGCTTTTCACGCCCCCGTGTACCCCGCGGGCGTCCTCTTGGTGTGCAACAACTGCGCTGCTTATCGCAAGCTGCTGGAGGCGCAGGCGCCCGGCGTGCGGAAGTGGGCGCTTCGCCGGCAGAACGAGCCCCTGGAAGTGCGGCTGCAGCGTCTGGAGCGGGAGCGCACGGCCAAGAAGAGCCGGCGGGACAACGAGACGCCTGAGGAACGGGAAGTGCGACGTATGCGGGATCGAGAGGCCAAGCGGCTGCAGCGAATGCAGGAGACAGATGAACAGAGGGCACGGCGGCTGCAGAGGGACCGGGAAGCCATGCGGCTGAAACGCGCCAACGAGACCCCGGAGAAGCGGCAGGCCCGGCTCATCCGGGAGCGCGAGGCCAAGAGGCTCAAGCGGCGCCTGGAGAAAATGGACATGATGCTCCGGGCGCAGTTTGGCCAGGACCCCTCTGCCATGGCAGCTCTGGCGGCTGAAATGAACTTTTTCCAGCTGCCGGTGAGCAACGTTGAGCTGGAGAGCCAGCTGCTGGGCAAAATGGCCTTCGAGGAGCAGAACAGCAGTGGACTGCACTGA
- the ATXN1L gene encoding ataxin-1-like yields the protein MRAGHERSQECLPPKKRDLPAASVGAEAGRAGSAQASGEGPEWGRAAGPGPAALRYGPGDGAEAVAGLTVDQYGMLYKVAVPPATFSPTGLHPVVNVSPLPPAFNVTSPLIQHPGVPYPPIHYAQIPPTSLQFIGSHYTVPYAVPSGFLPSPLLSPSTNLTASHVPHFVPYASLFTEEAAPSPQTTSPTHTFNKSVSAISPSGQMQHHTGTQPLDIAPGRIPVYYQMSRLPPGYSAYETPTASGSPDPPQQDSQLSSEVVAANGGQRHLEHNVVRRTSEAVDSASSKAEDCLPGAAVGCVVDGQFLSGYQTLRTEVSVPAHRSTPDADLEVQRVVGVLASQDYHVLAAQRKDDLSPLNLCHNIPDQQGESRDVLRSTVERAAAEKSQSRSPFVMSPEEMVRQRQLTKGMVIANGKPVLVPAVSEPVRSSSSDTLVRQSPDAQARGSTLEKDLTQLQPPSSSHLPSHFMKGAIIQLATGELKRVEDLQTQDFVRSAEVSGGLKIDSSTVVDIQESQWPGFVTLHFVVGEQQSKVSIDVPPEHPFFVYGQGWSSCSPGRTAQLFALPCHRLQVGDVCISISLQSMNGNSASQANYPLTGQLISTRERAERTAQGSREPPDRAAERKSHPERDSAAQGSREETSQPETGSQHSWTAPGFQRYSVQAEEPRPSLLRPFFIPQEVKLSIEGRSNAGK from the coding sequence ATGCGAGCGGGCCACGAGCGGAGCCAGGAGTGCCTGCCCCCCAAGAAGCGGGACCTGCCTGCCGCCAGCGTGGGCGCAGAGGCAGGGCGGGCCGGGAGCGCCCAGGCCTCGGGCGAGGGCCCCGAGTGGGGCCGGGCGGcaggcccgggccccgcggccctgCGCTATGGCCCGGGCGACGGCGCGGAGGCCGTGGCGGGGCTGACGGTGGACCAGTATGGGATGCTCTACAAAGTGGCGGTGCCGCCCGCCACCTTCTCCCCCACGGGCCTGCACCCCGTGGTGAACGTGAGCCCCCTGCCGCCGGCCTTCAACGTGACCTCGCCGCTAATCCAGCACCCGGGGGTGCCCTACCCTCCCATCCACTACGCGCAGATCCCCCCGACGTCTCTGCAGTTCATCGGCTCTCATTACACGGTGCCCTATGCTGTTCCTTCTGGCTTCCTGCCTAGTCCTCTCCTGTCTCCTTCCACCAACCTCACCGCCTCTCACGTCCCTCACTTTGTGCCATACGCCTCTCTCTTCACGGAAGAAGCCGCTCCTTCCCCTCAGACTACCTCTCCTACCCACACCTTCAACAAATCTGTTTCTGCCATCTCGCCTTCCGGCCAGATGCAGCACCATACTGGGACCCAGCCATTAGATATTGCACCAGGTAGAATTCCTGTTTATTACCAGATGTCCCGCCTCCCACCAGGGTATTCGGCATATGAGACACCTACAGCAAGTGGAAGCCCAGATCCTCCTCAGCAAGACAGTCAGCTGAGTTCAGAGGTAGTTGCTGCCAACGGTGGACAGAGACATCTGGAGCATAATGTGGTGAGGAGGACCAGCGAGGCTGTGGACTCTGCCAGCAGTAAAGCTGAAGACTGTCTGCCAGGGGCTGCAGTGGGATGTGTGGTCGATGGACAGTTTCTTTCAGGTTACCAGACTTTGAGAACAGAGGTCTCTGTGCCAGCTCACAGAAGCACCCCAGACGCTGATCTGGAGGTTCAGAGGGTGGTGGGGGTGTTGGCGTCTCAGGATTACCATGTTCTGGCAGCGCAGAGGAAGGATGACCTGAGCCCTTTAAACCTTTGCCATAATATCCCTGATCAGCAGGGGGAGTCAAGGGACGTTTTGAGGAGCACAGTGGAAAGGGCTGCTGCTGAGAAAAGCCAGTCCAGGAGTCCATTTGTAATGTCCCCTGAAGAGATGGTTAGACAAAGACAATTAACCAAAGGAATGGTAATAGCCAACGGCAAGCCAGTCCTGGTGCCTGCTGTATCTGAGCCCGTCAGGTCTTCCTCTTCAGATACTCTGGTGAGGCAGAGCCCAGATGCGCAGGCTCGAGGAAGCACGCTTGAAAAGGACTTGACCCAACTGCAGCCACCCAGCTCCTCGCACTTGCCCTCTCACTTCATGAAAGGAGCCATCATCCAGCTGGCTACAGGAGAGCTGAAGCGGGTAGAGGACCTGCAGACTCAAGACTTCGTTCGCAGTGCTGAGGTGAGCGGGGGCCTGAAGATCGACTCCAGCACCGTGGTGGATATTCAGGAAAGCCAGTGGCCTGGGTTTGTCACGTTGCATTTTGTGGTTGGGGAGCAACAAAGTAAAGTGAGCATTGATGTGCCCCCAGAGCATCCCTTCTTTGTGTATGGCCAGGGCTGGTCCTCCTGTAGCCCAGGGCGGACTGCCCAGCTCTTTGCTCTGCCCTGTCACAGGCTGCAGGTGGGCGATGTCTGCATATCaatcagtttacagagcatgaaTGGCAACTCTGCTTCTCAGGCTAACTACCCTCTCACGGGTCAGTTGATATCTACTAGAGAGAGAGCTGAAAGAACAGCGCAGGGGTCCAGAGAGCCACCTGACAGAGCTGCCGAAAGGAAGAGCCACCCAGAAAGGGATAGTGCAGCCCAGGGCTCTCGTGAAGAAACCTCTCAGCCTGAGACTGGCAGTCAGCACAGCTGGACAGCCCCAGGCTTCCAAAGATACAGCGTGCAGGCAGAGGAGCCTCGGCCGTCTCTGCTCCGTCCCTTTTTCATTCCCCAGGAGGTCAAGCTGTCTATTGAAGGGCGTTCCAATGCGGGGAAGTGA